One genomic region from Gemmatimonadota bacterium encodes:
- the pilB gene encoding type IV-A pilus assembly ATPase PilB gives MATKVAADRLGDLLVQEGLITNEQLSEAVREARAGKTRVGFQLVKLGFVEELALTRVLAKQHRVPAVDLSKIELDEKVLRVIPSDIAVKHLVLPLRRVGRRLTVAMVDPSDLGAIDDLKFITRSEIEPVIVGEFTLRGILERYYEAADDQMVTLLSDFIDEDELEFVEDGEDDEVSVAALQAQVEQAPVVKFINGLLTDAVMKGVSDIHIEPYEKEIRVRYRIDGSLQEVMKPPMKMKAALTSRIKILSDLNIAERRVPQDGRIKLRMKNKVVDFRVSTLPVIFGEKIVLRILDKGNLTFDLSKFGFEPKAERDFMTAIANPYGMVLVTGPTGSGKTTTLYSALSKVSTEEVNIMTAEDPVEYNLHGINQVQVRSEIGLDFAAALKAFLRQDPNIIMVGEIRDLETGGIAIKAALTGHLVLSTLHTNDAPSTVTRLIDMGLEPFNVAAALNLVTAQRLVRRICSKCKVEATYTEDELRAAQLPDDFIQRVTLYKGEGCDECGGSGYRGRQGLYEVMAVTSAVRKLIMQAVGTDELREAAVSEGMLTLRMDGLKKLERGVTTLDEIVKETAAAN, from the coding sequence ATGGCGACCAAAGTCGCGGCCGACCGACTGGGCGATCTCCTGGTCCAGGAAGGCCTCATCACCAACGAGCAGCTGAGCGAGGCCGTACGGGAGGCCCGGGCGGGGAAGACCCGCGTCGGCTTCCAGTTGGTCAAGCTCGGCTTTGTGGAGGAGCTCGCCCTCACCCGCGTCCTGGCCAAGCAGCACCGCGTTCCCGCCGTCGACCTCAGCAAGATCGAGCTCGACGAGAAGGTCCTCCGGGTCATCCCCTCCGACATCGCCGTCAAGCACCTCGTGCTGCCGCTCCGCCGCGTGGGGCGCCGGCTCACGGTCGCGATGGTCGATCCCTCGGACCTGGGCGCCATCGACGACCTGAAGTTCATCACCCGCTCCGAGATCGAGCCGGTGATCGTCGGGGAGTTCACCCTGCGGGGGATCCTCGAGCGCTACTACGAAGCCGCCGACGACCAGATGGTCACCCTCCTCTCGGACTTCATCGACGAAGACGAGCTGGAGTTCGTGGAGGACGGGGAGGACGACGAGGTCTCCGTCGCGGCCCTCCAGGCCCAGGTCGAGCAGGCCCCCGTCGTGAAGTTCATCAACGGCCTCCTGACGGACGCCGTGATGAAGGGGGTATCCGACATCCACATCGAGCCGTACGAGAAGGAGATCCGGGTCCGCTACCGGATCGACGGCTCGCTCCAGGAGGTCATGAAGCCGCCGATGAAGATGAAGGCGGCGCTGACCTCCCGCATCAAGATCCTCTCCGACCTCAACATCGCGGAGCGCCGCGTGCCGCAGGACGGCCGCATCAAGCTCCGCATGAAGAACAAGGTCGTCGACTTCCGCGTGTCCACGTTGCCGGTGATCTTCGGCGAGAAGATCGTGCTGCGTATCCTGGACAAGGGGAACCTGACCTTCGACCTGTCGAAGTTCGGGTTCGAGCCCAAGGCGGAACGGGACTTCATGACCGCCATCGCCAACCCGTACGGGATGGTGCTGGTGACCGGGCCTACGGGCTCCGGGAAGACCACCACGCTCTACTCGGCGCTCTCCAAGGTGAGCACCGAGGAAGTCAACATCATGACGGCCGAGGACCCGGTCGAGTACAACCTCCACGGGATCAACCAGGTCCAGGTCCGCTCGGAGATTGGGCTCGATTTCGCGGCGGCCCTGAAGGCCTTCCTCCGTCAGGACCCCAACATCATCATGGTCGGTGAGATCCGCGACCTGGAGACCGGCGGGATCGCCATCAAGGCGGCGCTCACAGGCCATCTGGTGCTGTCCACCCTCCACACCAACGACGCGCCGTCCACGGTCACCCGCCTCATCGACATGGGGCTCGAGCCCTTCAACGTGGCGGCGGCGCTCAACCTGGTGACGGCCCAGCGGCTGGTCCGCCGGATCTGCAGCAAGTGCAAGGTGGAGGCGACCTATACCGAGGACGAGCTGCGGGCCGCGCAGCTGCCCGACGACTTCATCCAACGCGTCACCCTGTACAAGGGCGAAGGCTGCGACGAATGTGGGGGGAGCGGGTACCGGGGTCGGCAGGGCCTCTACGAGGTCATGGCCGTCACGTCGGCCGTTCGCAAGTTGATCATGCAGGCCGTGGGGACCGACGAGCTGCGCGAGGCTGCGGTGTCGGAGGGCATGCTCACGCTCCGCATGGATGGCCTGAAGAAGCTCGAGCGCGGCGTCACCACGCTCGACGAGATCGTCAAAGAGACCGCAGCGGCGAACTGA